One genomic segment of Methylosinus sp. C49 includes these proteins:
- a CDS encoding TonB-dependent siderophore receptor: MSFIKSHRGRAIARQRRLDAIAIGCLLSVTPVLAEEQPIALDAIDIGAARPTGGKRKTDDNAAIVAKGGSAATKTSTPLLETPQSVTVVTREQLDLQGSPTIYDALRYTTGVGGERGVNLTDDSFNLRGFAAGLASAPMAIYRDGLKQLGGTYAEPSEPYGLERIEVIRGPASVLYGQIAPGGLINLVTKRPSTEPLHELEAQLGSFDRKQIAGDFRGAIDPAGVWSYRLTGLFRDSDTMVSHVPDDRRYIAPALRFEPSSDTSLTLLARYQDSRTAFNWGLPAIGSVAYNLNGVLSRHTFSGEPNFDKYTTEVYAVGYQFEHRFSDMFTVRQNFNRWGSALEWDSAYGSSLQANGRYLNRFGYSRRDTYGSWTVDNQLEARFDTGPLEHKALIGLDYQNYRWNYKTWRGTVAALDLFNPVYGSPVVLGSTPNIDNLILNDQLGVYFQDQIKLDGHWLITGGGRQDWTTQTSYAYRAGTVTPSNQDAFTGRAALMYLFDEGVSPYASYSRSFEPQTAMDYTGALLKAKTGEQYEVGFKLQPPGSDYMFSFAAYQLTQQNVPSADPDASHRLINPSAQISIGEVRSRGFELEGKATIDRDLDLIGSYTFTENKIMQSATGTQGQSMPGVARNAFAVWFNYRPDFAALGVREPNLLQGLSFGAGLRYTGPSFSPPLAARASVYRVPDYAVLDAMIGYERDNWRLALNVSNLLDNAYVAACYYSAPECFYGERRKLVATLRYRW; this comes from the coding sequence ATGTCATTCATCAAATCGCATCGCGGTCGCGCGATCGCGCGTCAGCGCCGTCTCGACGCCATCGCGATCGGTTGTCTCCTCTCCGTCACGCCAGTCCTGGCCGAGGAGCAGCCGATCGCTCTGGATGCGATCGATATCGGCGCCGCGCGACCAACGGGCGGCAAGCGCAAGACCGACGATAACGCCGCCATTGTCGCGAAAGGGGGCTCCGCCGCGACAAAGACGAGCACACCGCTGCTGGAGACGCCGCAATCGGTGACGGTCGTCACGCGCGAGCAGCTCGATCTTCAAGGTTCGCCGACGATCTACGACGCCTTGCGCTACACGACCGGCGTCGGCGGCGAGCGCGGCGTCAATCTCACTGATGATTCCTTCAATCTGCGCGGCTTCGCCGCCGGCCTCGCGAGCGCGCCGATGGCGATCTATCGCGACGGCCTCAAGCAGCTCGGCGGCACGTATGCGGAGCCCTCCGAACCCTACGGATTGGAGCGCATCGAGGTCATTCGCGGCCCGGCCTCCGTGCTCTACGGCCAGATCGCGCCAGGCGGCCTCATCAATCTCGTCACCAAGCGTCCGTCGACCGAGCCGCTGCACGAGCTGGAAGCGCAGCTCGGCAGCTTCGATCGCAAGCAGATTGCCGGCGACTTTCGCGGCGCGATCGATCCAGCAGGCGTCTGGTCCTATCGTCTGACTGGCCTCTTCCGTGATAGCGACACGATGGTGAGCCATGTCCCGGATGATCGCCGCTACATTGCGCCGGCGCTACGATTCGAGCCATCGTCCGACACGTCCCTGACGCTTCTCGCACGCTATCAGGACAGTCGCACCGCGTTCAATTGGGGCCTGCCGGCGATTGGAAGCGTCGCGTACAACCTCAATGGCGTCTTGTCGAGACACACATTCTCGGGAGAGCCCAATTTCGACAAATACACGACCGAGGTCTATGCGGTCGGATATCAGTTCGAGCACCGCTTCAGCGACATGTTCACGGTGCGGCAGAACTTCAATCGCTGGGGATCAGCGCTCGAATGGGATTCGGCCTATGGCAGCTCGCTTCAGGCGAACGGGCGCTATCTCAACCGCTTCGGCTACAGCCGCCGCGACACATATGGCAGCTGGACCGTCGACAATCAGCTCGAGGCGCGCTTCGACACCGGCCCGCTCGAGCATAAGGCGCTCATCGGACTGGATTATCAAAACTATCGCTGGAACTACAAGACTTGGCGCGGAACGGTCGCGGCGCTCGATCTGTTCAACCCGGTCTATGGCTCGCCAGTCGTCCTCGGCTCGACGCCCAATATCGACAATCTAATTCTCAACGATCAGCTCGGCGTCTATTTCCAGGATCAGATCAAGCTCGACGGACATTGGCTCATCACGGGAGGCGGCCGTCAGGATTGGACGACCCAGACCAGTTACGCCTATCGCGCCGGCACGGTCACGCCATCCAATCAGGACGCCTTCACCGGTCGCGCGGCGCTCATGTATCTCTTCGACGAAGGCGTGTCGCCCTATGCGAGCTACTCGAGATCTTTCGAGCCGCAGACCGCGATGGACTACACGGGCGCGCTGCTGAAGGCGAAGACGGGTGAGCAATATGAGGTCGGCTTCAAGCTCCAGCCGCCGGGCTCCGATTATATGTTCAGCTTCGCGGCCTATCAGCTGACGCAGCAGAATGTCCCGAGCGCCGATCCGGACGCTTCGCATCGTCTGATCAATCCGTCGGCGCAGATATCGATCGGCGAGGTGCGCTCGCGCGGTTTCGAGCTCGAAGGGAAGGCGACGATCGACCGCGATCTCGATCTCATCGGCTCCTACACTTTCACCGAAAACAAGATCATGCAGAGCGCCACCGGCACGCAGGGACAATCCATGCCGGGCGTCGCCCGCAATGCTTTCGCGGTGTGGTTCAATTATCGGCCGGACTTCGCAGCGCTCGGCGTGCGAGAGCCGAATCTGCTGCAGGGGCTGAGCTTCGGCGCCGGCTTGCGCTACACTGGTCCGAGCTTTTCGCCGCCGCTCGCCGCCCGCGCTAGCGTCTACCGCGTCCCGGATTATGCGGTGCTCGACGCGATGATCGGATATGAGCGCGACAATTGGCGCCTCGCATTGAACGTCTCCAACCTTCTCGACAATGCTTATGTCGCCGCCTGCTATTACAGCGCGCCGGAATGCTTCTATGGCGAGCGACGCAAGCTCGTGGCCACGTTGCGCTATCGCTGGTGA
- a CDS encoding DUF2023 family protein has protein sequence MALSRQSADAASISRLFHHHLYELSRGVRALFLMTLSRSELEVVRAKLQAQGLDYFVQQLSPIKANLFFGRPAFVAVARALVTRPLNALTAEEDFMLGTLLGYDCEQQCRRFLARSSRAELAELPPAAE, from the coding sequence TTGGCCCTGTCCCGACAGTCCGCGGACGCGGCTTCGATCTCGAGGCTCTTTCACCACCATCTGTATGAGCTCAGTCGTGGCGTTCGCGCGCTGTTTCTGATGACGCTCAGTCGCTCGGAGCTGGAAGTCGTGCGCGCGAAGCTGCAGGCGCAAGGCCTCGATTACTTCGTCCAGCAGCTCAGTCCGATCAAAGCCAATCTCTTCTTCGGACGACCTGCCTTCGTCGCCGTGGCGCGCGCCCTGGTGACGCGTCCGCTGAATGCGCTGACGGCGGAGGAGGATTTCATGCTCGGCACGCTGCTCGGCTATGATTGCGAGCAGCAGTGCCGACGCTTTCTCGCGCGTTCGTCGCGCGCCGAGCTCGCCGAGCTGCCTCCGGCAGCTGAATGA
- a CDS encoding type II secretion system protein GspK has product MRSGSRLDPRRGVVLVAVLWTIALLSTLAMAAGAGFRGFAGVLAVDRDRVQAEALFTAGLEAGADLLAKYHGRPLRPVETRISLSTGAARVRLGDELGRIDINKAPLEVFASLFAEVGAPDANEVARAIVLWRDGQVKTAAHKEPAEPPPPQGENPGAAKPQPGEKPPEKRDLEQVFTNVDQLAQIPAVTPSYVGLVAPYVTVFGAETVNVATAPPQILRALPEMTEAKVEQLLEARSVSPIEPARIEQILGPAARYAKLATRSVARLRITVALADGYAAAAEAVIVILPKDRQPYRVLFFEQKPTPIDAGERGFFE; this is encoded by the coding sequence ATGAGAAGCGGCTCCCGCCTCGATCCGCGCCGCGGCGTCGTGCTCGTCGCCGTGTTGTGGACGATCGCGCTGCTTTCGACCCTCGCGATGGCGGCGGGGGCGGGGTTTCGCGGTTTCGCCGGCGTTCTCGCCGTCGATAGAGATCGCGTGCAGGCGGAGGCGCTGTTCACCGCCGGGTTGGAAGCCGGGGCGGACCTTCTCGCCAAATATCATGGGCGGCCGCTGAGGCCGGTGGAGACGCGCATTTCCCTTTCGACGGGCGCCGCGCGCGTGCGGCTCGGCGACGAGCTCGGCAGGATCGACATCAACAAGGCGCCGCTGGAGGTTTTCGCTTCGCTCTTCGCTGAGGTCGGCGCGCCCGACGCCAATGAGGTTGCTCGCGCCATCGTGCTGTGGCGCGACGGTCAGGTGAAGACGGCCGCTCATAAAGAGCCCGCCGAACCGCCGCCGCCGCAAGGCGAAAACCCCGGCGCGGCGAAGCCGCAGCCGGGCGAGAAGCCGCCGGAAAAGCGGGATTTGGAGCAGGTCTTCACCAATGTCGATCAATTGGCGCAGATCCCCGCCGTGACGCCGTCCTATGTGGGCCTCGTCGCCCCCTATGTGACGGTCTTCGGCGCCGAGACGGTGAACGTCGCGACGGCGCCGCCGCAGATCCTGCGCGCCTTGCCCGAGATGACCGAGGCCAAAGTCGAGCAGCTGCTCGAAGCGCGGAGCGTTTCTCCGATCGAGCCGGCGCGGATCGAGCAAATTCTCGGGCCGGCCGCCCGCTACGCCAAGCTCGCGACCCGTTCGGTGGCGCGGCTGCGGATCACGGTCGCCCTCGCGGATGGATATGCGGCGGCGGCGGAAGCGGTCATTGTCATATTGCCGAAGGATCGACAGCCTTATCGTGTGCTCTTCTTCGAGCAGAAGCCGACGCCGATCGACGCCGGCGAACGCGGATTTTTCGAGTGA
- a CDS encoding YbaB/EbfC family DNA-binding protein, translating into MAQHRRSPLYGLAETLAKRLGLGLVAASALLHGAAPTQAAAYHSADGVPAAWRDYALLVGRRVQDWLGQDSEQTRRLRMSLEARSQQSDSPSTIVARLWILANGTVERVDLEGFDAADTEAVRALLTRQEVGAPPPADMSQPLHLKLSLQAKN; encoded by the coding sequence ATGGCGCAACACAGACGATCGCCGCTCTATGGATTGGCGGAAACTCTCGCGAAACGGCTCGGCCTCGGGCTCGTCGCTGCGAGCGCCTTGCTCCACGGAGCCGCGCCGACGCAGGCCGCCGCCTATCACTCGGCGGACGGCGTTCCCGCCGCATGGCGGGATTATGCATTGCTCGTCGGGCGTCGGGTTCAGGACTGGCTCGGCCAGGACAGCGAGCAGACCCGCCGCCTGCGAATGTCCCTGGAAGCGCGCTCGCAGCAGAGCGACTCGCCGTCGACCATCGTGGCGCGTCTCTGGATTTTGGCTAACGGGACGGTCGAGCGCGTCGATTTGGAGGGGTTCGATGCCGCGGATACCGAGGCGGTGCGTGCGCTTTTGACGCGACAGGAGGTCGGCGCGCCGCCGCCGGCCGACATGTCGCAACCGCTGCATTTGAAACTATCGCTGCAGGCGAAGAATTGA
- a CDS encoding PilN domain-containing protein, with translation MFGADFLIHWIDVLAQLAERLREIWRGRGALLVSRETGGFRLRSGADPGGSAFVAAEAGAFPEEIRRRARREIVLLEWPQERIVTRRITLPEKAREFMSGVVDNRLDRLSPWPVAEIVYGLAAAPGAQPGSLDVRVCIVSRGEVDAACAELGARGLTVDRVVATQDGEASVVLWSRNMRQAAQGRGRLRLAIGGGVAAYVAICAIVGLWAAISAASLQDENEALTARARALQKQARAGEDPRIIAALPPRQRAWARKETSISAVHLLEALSRGLPDGAYLTELRLEADKLRLIGLAEDAPALIAACEASGPLSQARFFAPTTRGPDGRLFTFSIEARVAARLTPAGG, from the coding sequence ATGTTCGGCGCAGATTTCCTCATTCATTGGATCGACGTGCTGGCGCAGCTCGCCGAACGTCTGCGCGAGATTTGGCGCGGTCGCGGGGCTCTTCTCGTTTCCCGCGAGACCGGCGGCTTTCGTCTTCGCTCCGGCGCGGATCCCGGCGGGTCGGCGTTCGTCGCCGCGGAGGCGGGCGCCTTTCCCGAGGAGATTCGACGCCGCGCGCGCAGAGAGATCGTGCTGCTCGAATGGCCGCAGGAACGCATCGTGACGCGCCGCATCACGCTGCCGGAAAAGGCGCGGGAGTTCATGAGCGGCGTCGTCGACAATCGGCTCGATCGCCTGTCGCCCTGGCCGGTCGCGGAGATCGTCTATGGGCTCGCCGCCGCGCCCGGCGCGCAGCCGGGCAGCCTCGATGTGCGCGTCTGTATCGTCTCGCGCGGCGAGGTCGACGCGGCCTGCGCGGAGCTCGGCGCGCGCGGCCTCACGGTCGACAGGGTCGTCGCGACGCAGGACGGCGAGGCCTCCGTGGTCCTGTGGTCCCGCAATATGCGGCAGGCGGCGCAGGGGCGGGGGCGTCTGCGCCTCGCCATAGGCGGCGGCGTCGCCGCCTATGTGGCGATCTGCGCCATCGTCGGCCTCTGGGCTGCGATCTCCGCGGCCTCGCTGCAAGACGAGAATGAAGCGCTCACGGCGCGTGCGCGCGCGTTACAGAAGCAGGCGCGCGCCGGCGAGGATCCGCGGATCATAGCCGCTCTCCCCCCGCGGCAGCGCGCTTGGGCGCGCAAGGAAACGTCGATTTCCGCCGTTCATCTCCTCGAAGCCCTATCGCGCGGCCTGCCGGACGGCGCCTATCTGACAGAGCTCCGGCTCGAGGCCGATAAGCTGCGGCTCATCGGCCTCGCCGAGGACGCGCCGGCGCTGATCGCCGCATGCGAAGCCTCCGGGCCGCTGTCGCAGGCGCGCTTCTTTGCGCCGACCACGCGCGGCCCCGACGGCAGGCTCTTCACATTCAGCATAGAGGCGCGTGTCGCGGCGCGCCTCACTCCGGCGGGAGGATGA
- a CDS encoding PepSY-associated TM helix domain-containing protein has translation MKGSFFRSMLWLHGWAGLLAGWLLYAIFLTGSATYYRSEISHWMRPELGFSIDAGDDARIADGALRRLRTIGADAERWRVTLPNAREPATEIHLWRKSGKGPSFVHEWLDPASGAPSPARATLGGDFLYYFHFDLQMPSIWGRLLVGLAAIVMLVTLVSGVVAHKRLFADFFTFRPDATRQRAWLDGHNISGVLALPFHLVITYTGLVALMFLYMPWGIHVAYEGRAQALLVEAGLVAPTPAVSDPAPLAPIASLLAEARRRWAGGRVGVIEIYRPGEVGTLIELTRDASETLAYRYDKLRFIGPEGRSIPQSPPSAVVAAQMTMYGLHIGRFADAALRACLFICGATATAMIGTGLVLWSVSARRRETSRMGLFLVERLNLGVIVGLPIAVAAYFWANRLIPSASPGRLLGEPIAFFSTWLAVLLVSLLPWRRTPWTPMLLVAAGAFAALPLADVEAYRSGEIASYDRAFLGFDAAMAAIGSVFAVIARKLREEHTRDKINDRTRERELVP, from the coding sequence GTGAAGGGATCGTTCTTTCGTTCGATGCTCTGGCTCCACGGTTGGGCCGGTCTGCTGGCGGGCTGGCTCCTCTATGCGATTTTTCTCACGGGCAGCGCGACCTACTACCGCTCCGAGATTTCCCATTGGATGCGCCCGGAGCTCGGCTTCTCCATAGATGCGGGCGATGACGCGCGGATCGCGGATGGCGCCTTGCGCCGTCTTCGAACGATCGGCGCCGACGCCGAACGCTGGCGCGTGACCTTGCCGAATGCGCGTGAGCCGGCGACGGAGATTCATCTCTGGCGCAAATCAGGAAAGGGGCCGAGCTTCGTTCACGAATGGCTCGATCCGGCGAGCGGGGCGCCCTCTCCGGCGCGCGCGACGCTCGGCGGCGACTTTCTCTATTACTTCCACTTCGATCTTCAGATGCCGTCGATCTGGGGACGCTTGCTCGTCGGCCTCGCGGCGATCGTGATGCTGGTCACTCTCGTCAGCGGCGTCGTCGCGCATAAGCGCCTATTCGCCGACTTCTTCACCTTTCGGCCCGATGCGACGCGTCAGCGCGCCTGGCTCGACGGCCATAATATCTCTGGCGTGCTGGCCTTGCCCTTCCATCTCGTCATCACCTATACGGGACTGGTCGCTTTGATGTTCCTCTATATGCCGTGGGGAATCCACGTCGCTTACGAGGGGCGCGCGCAAGCTCTGCTCGTAGAAGCCGGTCTCGTCGCGCCGACGCCGGCGGTCTCCGACCCTGCGCCTCTCGCGCCCATTGCGTCGCTGCTCGCGGAAGCGCGACGACGCTGGGCGGGCGGTCGTGTCGGCGTGATCGAAATTTATCGGCCGGGCGAGGTCGGAACGCTCATCGAGCTGACGCGCGACGCATCCGAAACGCTGGCCTATCGCTATGACAAGCTGCGCTTCATCGGACCGGAAGGGAGATCGATTCCGCAGTCGCCGCCGTCGGCGGTCGTCGCTGCTCAGATGACGATGTACGGTCTGCATATCGGTCGCTTCGCCGATGCGGCTCTGCGGGCGTGCCTGTTCATTTGCGGGGCGACAGCGACGGCGATGATCGGGACGGGCCTCGTGCTGTGGTCGGTTAGCGCGCGTCGACGTGAGACGTCGCGCATGGGATTGTTTCTCGTCGAGAGGCTGAATCTCGGCGTGATCGTCGGATTGCCGATTGCAGTGGCGGCGTATTTCTGGGCGAACAGGCTGATTCCTTCCGCTTCCCCTGGTCGTCTGCTGGGCGAGCCTATCGCGTTCTTTTCGACATGGCTCGCAGTGCTCCTCGTCTCCCTTCTCCCTTGGCGCCGCACGCCCTGGACGCCGATGCTGCTCGTCGCCGCTGGCGCCTTCGCCGCTTTGCCGCTCGCCGATGTGGAGGCCTATCGCAGCGGCGAGATCGCATCCTACGATCGAGCTTTCCTGGGATTCGACGCCGCCATGGCGGCAATCGGCAGCGTGTTCGCAGTGATCGCGAGAAAGCTGCGCGAAGAACACACGCGCGACAAAATCAACGACCGGACGCGCGAGAGAGAGCTCGTCCCATGA
- a CDS encoding transglycosylase SLT domain-containing protein, with protein sequence MARLLAAAMLGALAAARPLAAEETSERGSAKAPETAAARPGSPALYRALAESEARRAGMPGEIADAVMAVESGYDPKALGSVGEIGLMQVLPSTARALGFDGRMEGLAVPETNIRYGVKYLAGAWRLAGGDLCTAVMKYRAGHGETRFSHRSVDYCLAVRAKLMARGYPVAGIVPIATFGDAAPSRLRSALVVGCRRNCLAASRRVEPDFDAINMRLDHIVIQANANAVRLR encoded by the coding sequence GTGGCTCGCCTGCTCGCTGCGGCGATGCTCGGCGCGCTCGCAGCCGCCCGGCCTCTCGCGGCCGAAGAGACGAGCGAACGAGGCTCGGCGAAGGCGCCGGAAACGGCGGCGGCGCGGCCGGGCTCGCCAGCCCTCTATCGCGCGCTGGCCGAAAGCGAAGCGCGCCGCGCTGGAATGCCGGGCGAGATCGCCGACGCCGTCATGGCCGTCGAGAGCGGCTATGATCCCAAGGCGCTCGGCTCGGTCGGCGAGATCGGCCTCATGCAAGTGCTGCCCTCGACGGCGCGAGCGCTGGGATTCGATGGTCGGATGGAGGGGCTCGCCGTTCCCGAGACCAATATTCGTTATGGCGTGAAATATCTCGCCGGCGCCTGGCGGCTCGCTGGCGGCGATCTTTGCACGGCGGTCATGAAATATCGCGCAGGCCATGGAGAAACGCGCTTTTCGCATCGCTCCGTCGATTATTGCCTCGCCGTGCGCGCCAAGCTCATGGCGCGCGGATATCCTGTCGCCGGCATCGTTCCGATCGCCACCTTCGGCGACGCGGCGCCGTCTCGCCTCCGCTCGGCGCTCGTCGTCGGATGTCGTCGAAATTGCCTCGCGGCGTCCCGCCGGGTCGAGCCCGATTTCGACGCGATCAACATGCGCCTCGATCATATCGTCATACAAGCGAACGCGAACGCCGTGCGGTTGCGTTGA
- the gspM gene encoding type II secretion system protein GspM, whose translation MRLDLRINREEGAALGALAGLVLVCGAAALFALAGRGGAAEENAQRRDALARLEAAQKRAGGPGDRAVAPEAAFLAAPTAALAGAQLQAHVTRLVAAQHAALTSSNAPPPMGKEAADAVQLQTTFDMELSALQALLYELEAGTPYVFVEAFSLQPLDGARRGGSQPLLRVTLNLRAHWRRTAS comes from the coding sequence ATGCGGCTCGATCTTCGGATAAATCGCGAAGAAGGCGCGGCGCTCGGCGCGCTGGCGGGGCTCGTCCTCGTCTGCGGGGCGGCGGCGCTGTTCGCGCTCGCCGGGCGTGGCGGAGCGGCCGAGGAGAACGCCCAACGTCGCGACGCGCTGGCGCGGCTCGAAGCGGCGCAAAAGCGCGCCGGCGGCCCGGGAGACCGGGCCGTCGCGCCGGAGGCGGCGTTTCTCGCCGCGCCGACCGCAGCGCTCGCCGGCGCGCAATTACAGGCCCATGTCACGCGCCTCGTCGCGGCCCAGCACGCCGCTCTGACCTCGTCCAACGCCCCGCCGCCGATGGGCAAGGAGGCGGCAGACGCCGTCCAATTGCAGACGACCTTCGACATGGAGCTCTCGGCGCTGCAGGCGCTGCTCTATGAGCTGGAGGCGGGGACGCCTTATGTCTTTGTCGAGGCGTTCTCGCTCCAGCCGCTGGACGGGGCGCGACGCGGCGGCTCGCAGCCGCTTCTGCGCGTCACCTTGAATCTTCGCGCCCATTGGCGCCGGACGGCGTCATGA
- a CDS encoding DUF3649 domain-containing protein: protein MATKQRLGICFRTIAAIVGGYALASLFAVACSVSSRDSRADVVLVGMLTSFAVYVGAFLWCFSASSALRAWLGLLLGALLLVAATMLSLSWSAS from the coding sequence ATGGCTACGAAGCAACGGCTCGGAATTTGTTTCCGAACCATTGCGGCGATCGTCGGCGGCTATGCGCTCGCCTCCCTCTTCGCCGTCGCCTGCTCGGTTTCGTCGCGAGACTCCCGCGCCGATGTCGTGCTCGTCGGAATGCTGACGAGCTTCGCCGTCTATGTCGGCGCGTTCCTCTGGTGCTTTTCGGCCTCGAGCGCGCTTCGCGCATGGCTCGGGCTCCTGCTCGGCGCTCTGCTGCTCGTAGCAGCGACAATGCTCTCCCTGTCGTGGAGCGCGTCGTGA
- a CDS encoding glycosyltransferase family 2 protein: MLENFAQFQKIEDGDNKLRHLSNPRASGHDLAGLLPLVSIIITNYNYGRFLREALDSVFAQTYPHIECIIVDDASTDDSDIVLESIRRHEPHVRIISHKDNLGQTTAFRTGLAASSGEYVVYLDADDMLLPAFVETHLYVHLSLRLAVGFTSSDMFQSINGRIVRSSWTALSDYVASGRGLRKERLRRIDAAARGFWPFERAPLDDVESRVHFVDPLGSEDWVYAPTSGNCFRRDALTLLLGDGPLMDLRFHGDTYLNKGVRLLSGAALIDAPLTIYRIHGGNGFASHAELCGVHSAAPFKAFRAEYFAWRAVVDRLIDHVDELAERIGADRYVSALVCLQNSYVDHPDFQQFESLARYIEMRLETRGDSIRARLGLDAFEHLSTSVKRCGKRRVQAKRREPRPWIRPLAELFLTTGRSMSLTTMTKIGDRLWHF; the protein is encoded by the coding sequence ATGTTGGAAAACTTCGCGCAATTTCAGAAGATAGAAGATGGCGACAACAAACTGCGCCATCTTTCGAACCCGCGCGCGTCCGGCCACGATCTGGCGGGCCTCTTGCCGTTGGTCAGCATAATCATCACCAATTACAATTACGGGCGATTCCTGCGCGAAGCGTTGGATTCGGTCTTCGCTCAGACTTATCCGCATATCGAGTGCATCATCGTCGACGACGCCTCGACCGACGATAGCGATATCGTCCTGGAGAGCATTCGTCGCCACGAACCGCATGTTCGTATTATATCCCACAAGGACAATTTGGGGCAGACAACCGCGTTCAGAACGGGCCTCGCGGCCAGCTCCGGCGAATATGTCGTCTATTTGGACGCCGACGATATGCTCCTTCCAGCCTTCGTCGAGACGCATCTCTACGTTCATCTCTCGCTACGGCTCGCGGTCGGCTTCACCTCGTCGGATATGTTCCAGTCGATCAATGGCCGCATCGTCAGATCGTCCTGGACCGCCCTCAGCGATTATGTCGCGTCAGGGCGCGGATTGCGCAAAGAGCGCCTGCGTCGCATCGACGCCGCCGCGAGAGGCTTTTGGCCATTCGAGCGCGCGCCGCTCGACGATGTCGAATCCCGCGTGCACTTCGTGGACCCGCTCGGTTCGGAGGACTGGGTCTATGCGCCGACGTCGGGGAATTGTTTCAGACGAGACGCCCTGACATTGCTTCTCGGCGACGGCCCTCTCATGGATCTTCGATTCCACGGAGATACTTATCTGAACAAAGGCGTGCGGCTTCTGAGCGGCGCCGCGCTCATCGATGCGCCCCTCACCATTTATCGAATCCACGGCGGAAACGGATTCGCGAGCCACGCGGAACTCTGCGGAGTCCATAGCGCAGCGCCCTTCAAAGCTTTCAGGGCCGAGTATTTCGCCTGGCGCGCGGTCGTGGATCGTCTGATCGACCATGTGGACGAGCTCGCGGAGCGCATCGGCGCTGACCGCTATGTCAGCGCTCTCGTCTGCCTGCAAAACTCCTATGTGGACCATCCAGACTTTCAGCAGTTCGAGAGCCTCGCGCGCTATATCGAAATGCGACTAGAGACGCGGGGGGATTCAATTCGCGCGCGTCTCGGTCTCGACGCGTTCGAACATTTGTCGACGAGCGTGAAGCGCTGCGGCAAGCGGCGAGTCCAGGCGAAAAGACGAGAGCCGCGCCCCTGGATTAGACCTCTGGCCGAACTCTTCCTGACGACGGGTCGCTCGATGAGCCTTACGACGATGACGAAGATCGGCGATCGGCTTTGGCATTTCTGA
- the fldA gene encoding flavodoxin FldA, protein MSITVIFGSDGGATKGVASRISKKCQGRAVDIKDATADDFENCHLLILGSPTYGDGTLQSDWEENIDKLRSANLQGKTVALFGTGDQQTYPHSFVDAMGILYDEVLALGARVVGFTETGGYDYLGSTAERDGKFVGLALDLDTQSGMTEKRVTAWLSKLL, encoded by the coding sequence ATGAGCATCACGGTCATTTTTGGTTCGGACGGCGGAGCGACGAAGGGAGTCGCTTCCCGGATTTCCAAGAAATGTCAGGGGCGAGCGGTCGACATAAAAGATGCGACAGCGGATGATTTTGAAAATTGCCACCTGCTCATTCTCGGCTCGCCGACCTATGGCGACGGCACGCTCCAATCGGATTGGGAAGAAAATATCGACAAGCTCCGCAGCGCCAATTTGCAAGGTAAGACGGTCGCTCTGTTCGGCACGGGCGATCAGCAGACCTATCCACATTCTTTCGTGGACGCCATGGGCATTCTCTATGACGAGGTGCTCGCGCTCGGCGCCCGTGTCGTCGGCTTCACCGAGACCGGGGGCTATGATTATCTCGGCTCCACTGCGGAGCGAGACGGCAAATTCGTGGGCTTGGCGCTCGATCTGGACACTCAGTCCGGCATGACCGAAAAAAGAGTGACCGCATGGCTGAGCAAGCTTCTTTGA